The genomic stretch CGAAGGGCGATGCGGCGAGCATCAGGCACATGGTCAGTTGGGCAACCTTAAGACGCATGCAGAACACCTCCTGGGTGGATGGAATTGTTTCGGCGTGTTTCGGGGTATCCGGGTGGGCCGGTCCGGGCAACCCGCGACGTTGATACACGGCGTAATTCGCCGTGATTCGTCCGGAGGGTGGGGGTGGAGGGGGCAGAATCAGGATAATTATCCTGCAATCCAGGGGTATGACTCTGTGTGCAACACTGTGGCAGCCAGAATGTCACACTCGGCGCGCCAGTCTCCCGCCGCCCGCGGCAGCATCGCCGCGGTGGGCGATAATCATGTTTTAACGTCTTTGGCATAAAAAACGCGCTGGCCCGAACAGGCCAGCGCGTTCTTCTGTTCTCTTGCGGGGAGCGCTTCGTCCCCGCCTGGAATTACTTGCAGGCGGTGATCATGATTTCGACCAGGTGGCGCGGATCGGCCATATTGGCCTGCACGCAGGCGCGCGCCGGACGGCCGGCATCGCCCAGCCATTCCACCCACACCTTGTTCATCGCGTCACGGTCACGGATGTCCTTCAGCCAGATCTGCGCCTGCAGCAGGCGCGTCGTGTCCGTGCCATTGGCCTCCAGCAGGGCGTCGATCTTGGCGACCACCTGGCGGGTCTGGCCGGTGATGTCCTGGCTCAGGTCATCGGCCGTGATGCCGGCCAGATAGACGAAATTGTGGTACTCGACGGCGCTGCTCAGAATCTGGTTGCTGCCGGTGCGGTTGATCTTGCTCATCTCGGGCGTTGCTCCTGCTGGGTGGAAGGTCGGCAGACTTAACGCAGCCCGCCCTTTGGCGAAAGGCGTCCCGCCCGCTGGCCAGCCAGCCCGAGCGGGCGCATCATGCCGTGCGGGTTGGGCCTTCCCACCCGCCCCTGATCCGCAACGGCCTGCGCCGCGCCCCCGATGATGGGCCGCGCGGCGATCCAGCCCGGCGCGGATCGCCCCGCAGGAGAACGGCCATGCGCCATCGCGCGATGATCATCCCAGGCTTCGCCGCGTTCCTGCTGGCGGGCTGTGCCACGCCGCCCCCGCCGCCCCCGCCGCAGCCCATCGCGACCCTCACGCTGCAGGATGCGATGATCCAGACGGTGGATGCCCTGGCCGCGACCCGCCGGCACGCCGCGCGGGAGGCGCGCGGCCATTTGCGCGTCTGCGAGGTGGAGGCGGTGTTTCACATCACCGCCCTGCAACCGCTGCTGCCGGATGGCACGGCGGCTGCCGCCAGGCTCGCCATCAGCCCGCCCGGGGATGATGAATCGGCCCATGGCAGCACCATCACCCTCACCCTGGCCGGCGAGAATTGCGATGAGCCCACCCCGCCCCATGCGCGGGCGCGGCGTCAGCGCCCGGAGTGAGCGCTGAACTCAGTCATTGCCGCCATAGCCCTTGCGCAGCCAATCCACCACCGGCAGGGCCGGCCGCCGTGCGGCGCGCGCAGCCCGACGGCGGGCCGAGACGGCGTTGAGCAGGACTTCCCCGCTGGTGGCGCGGTGCAGCGTCAGCCGCCGGTCGAAGGGCTCCAGCGAGCCGGGATGCTGGCCGATCATGACGATGGCGGCATCGGGCAGGGCCTTGGTGATCAGCGTCAGCATCGCATCGGCCGCTTCCGCATCCAGCGCATCCGTCGCCTCGCCCAGCAGGATCCATTGCGGGCGCAGCAAAAGCAGCCGCGCGAAGGAGAGGCGCTGCTGCTCCGCCCCGCTCAGCGCATCCACCCAATCCCCCTCGGTATCCAGCCGCTCCACCAGGCGGCCGAGGCCGACCTCCTCCAGCGCCTGGACGATCAGGTGGTCGGCGACGGCGGGGGAGGGCAGCGCCAGCGCGTGGCGCAGCGTGCCCTCGGCCAGGAAGGCGCGGCGGCCGACGGCCACCATCTCGGCATCCACCGGCAGATAGATATGGCCGCGCCCCCAGGGCCAGATGCCGGCCAGCACGCGGAACAGCGTGGCCGCGGCTTCGGGGTCGCCGTCAATCAGCACATGCTCGCCGCGCTGCACCCGCAGATCAAAGCCTGAGAGCATGGCCGTCCCATCCGGGTCCGCCACCCACAGGTCATCGAAGCCAAGCCAGGGGCCGGGCGCGCGGTCCAGGTCAATCGCCGTATCGCCGGTGCGCGCGGCTTCCAGGGCGACGATCTGCACCGCTTCCTCCAGCGCCAGCACACGTTCGACCGAGGCGCGCCATTCGGCGATGCGCGGCAGGTTGTCCACCGGCCAGGACAGTGCGGCCGTCACCTGCTGGAAGGCCTGGGCCGATTGCATCAGCCGGCCCAGCGTCAGCGTGCCATCGAGGAAGCGCGGCGTGCCGACCAGGATGGGAAACACGGCGGCCAGCGCCGCATAGCCCGAGGAAAAGGCGATCAGCCGCGCGAGGCCGACCGATTGCGCCTTCCAGGCGAGCGCGATGGTCTCGAAGCGGGAAGCCAGCTTGTCACGCTCCGGCGCCTCGGCGCGCGCGATGGCGATGGCTTCGCCGCATTCGCGGGCGCGGACCAGCTCGAAGCGGAAATCCGCCTCCTTGGTCTGGCGGGAATCGGTGGCGCTGACCAGCGGCCGGCCCAGGATGAAGGCGACGACGGCGCCGATGCCGGCATAGATCAACGCCAGCAGCACGAGGTGCCCCGGCAGATCGAGCCCCGCCACGCGGATCCAGCCCGAGAGCGACCAGAGGATGCCCACGAAGGTGACCAGCAGCAGCACGCAGTAGAAGAAGGTGCTGGCCAGATCCACCGCGGCCTCGGTCAGCACGCGCACATCCTCGGCCACGCGGCCATCGGGGTTGGCGTGGTCGCCGGGGATCAGGCCGGCCTGGTAATGCCGCGCATCCTCCATCCATTCGCCGATGACGCGCCGCGTCAGCCAGCGGCGCCAATCCAGCTGCAAATGCCGCTTGACGACCAGGTGGCCCATATTGGTGACCATGATCCCCAGCAGGATGGCCAGGAAGACGAAGATCTGCGCGGTGGCATGCTCGGTCGAGCGGCGCTCCAGCGCGTCAAACAGGTCAGCGCTCCAGATGTTCAGCCGGATCGCCAGCGCCACCTGCAGGACGACCAGCAGCGCCAGCAGCCCGACCATGACGCGCGGCTTCCAGCGGCCAGGCTGCGTCCAGTAGGGGCCGGTGAGGCGGATGAAGTCGCGAAAGAATTTTCGCGGGGCCTGGGCTTCGGTGAGGTCGCTCATGCTGCGGGAATGCAGCCGAAGGGGCCGGAGCCGCCAGTCCTCATCATCGCGTGGCCCTTCGTTGTGCCAGTGACATCGTCGCGCCCCCGAATCACGGCCCGCGGCGCTGCCGCTTCAACCGATCAGGGGCATGGACCTGCCGCTTCACCGGAATTTCGCCGGCTCCAGGGGCTTGAATGCGGGGCGGGCCGGGCGGTTGCAAGCCACCCGGCTGAAATTCCGCGTCAGGCCGGCACCGCATAGGCGCTGCCCGAGGCGGCGGCGCCGATCATGGTTTCATAGACCGCGACACCGTGAATCGCCTCATCCAGCGGCAAGGGATAGGCGGGGCCGCCGGCCACGGCGGCGGCGAAGGCCTCCAGCTCGGCATGCTCGATATCCGTCACCGGGAATTCGCGGGTCCATTCCTGGCCGTCGCGGCCGCGGAAGAACAGGTGCTCATGGCCGCGCAATTCCAGCAGCCCGTCCGTGCCGAACAGCGCTACGCGCCAGTAGCGGGGTGCCAGCGCCAGGGTGGCAAAGTTCAGCGTGGCGCCATTGGCCAGCGTGGCCAGCATGGCCGTCGTGTCGTCGATCGTGGTGCTGACCTTGGCGTGGCTTTGCACGCGCACATCGCGGAAGGGGCCGGCCAGGTGGATGATCATGTCCACCATGTGGATGCCCATGCCGCCCATGCCGCCCAGCGGGCTTTCGGCGCGGTCGGCGCGCCACATCCCCTCCTTGTAGGCGAAGGCGCCGGGGCCGCTGAACTGGCCCTCGACATGCAGCAGCGTGCCGATGCCGCCCGTGGTGATGATGGATTTCATCTCCGC from Sediminicoccus sp. KRV36 encodes the following:
- a CDS encoding RidA family protein; the protein is MSKINRTGSNQILSSAVEYHNFVYLAGITADDLSQDITGQTRQVVAKIDALLEANGTDTTRLLQAQIWLKDIRDRDAMNKVWVEWLGDAGRPARACVQANMADPRHLVEIMITACK
- a CDS encoding SbmA/BacA-like family transporter; its protein translation is MSDLTEAQAPRKFFRDFIRLTGPYWTQPGRWKPRVMVGLLALLVVLQVALAIRLNIWSADLFDALERRSTEHATAQIFVFLAILLGIMVTNMGHLVVKRHLQLDWRRWLTRRVIGEWMEDARHYQAGLIPGDHANPDGRVAEDVRVLTEAAVDLASTFFYCVLLLVTFVGILWSLSGWIRVAGLDLPGHLVLLALIYAGIGAVVAFILGRPLVSATDSRQTKEADFRFELVRARECGEAIAIARAEAPERDKLASRFETIALAWKAQSVGLARLIAFSSGYAALAAVFPILVGTPRFLDGTLTLGRLMQSAQAFQQVTAALSWPVDNLPRIAEWRASVERVLALEEAVQIVALEAARTGDTAIDLDRAPGPWLGFDDLWVADPDGTAMLSGFDLRVQRGEHVLIDGDPEAAATLFRVLAGIWPWGRGHIYLPVDAEMVAVGRRAFLAEGTLRHALALPSPAVADHLIVQALEEVGLGRLVERLDTEGDWVDALSGAEQQRLSFARLLLLRPQWILLGEATDALDAEAADAMLTLITKALPDAAIVMIGQHPGSLEPFDRRLTLHRATSGEVLLNAVSARRRAARAARRPALPVVDWLRKGYGGND
- a CDS encoding Gfo/Idh/MocA family oxidoreductase translates to MLNTAIIGMGNWGRTLVNSVQGKNGTGLRFVAGTTGTLDKARDYAAEKGIRLHATYADVLADREVQAVALASPHGIHAEQVIAAAAAGKHVFVEKPFTLSKASAEASVAACRKAGVVLALGHNRRFLPAVAEMKSIITTGGIGTLLHVEGQFSGPGAFAYKEGMWRADRAESPLGGMGGMGIHMVDMIIHLAGPFRDVRVQSHAKVSTTIDDTTAMLATLANGATLNFATLALAPRYWRVALFGTDGLLELRGHEHLFFRGRDGQEWTREFPVTDIEHAELEAFAAAVAGGPAYPLPLDEAIHGVAVYETMIGAAASGSAYAVPA